In the Rhizobium sp. CB3090 genome, one interval contains:
- a CDS encoding chemotaxis protein CheW, whose translation MSYAVKNLTQGARELIAFRIGDQEFCVDIMSVREIRGWTPATAMPHAPAHVLGIINLRGAVLPIVDLSARLGMKRAEPTARHVIIVAQVKRKVVGLLVDAVSDILTVTDDNIQPTPEVSSDYERQFARGILAIDRRMICLIELETLFPDSESEAA comes from the coding sequence ATGTCCTACGCCGTCAAGAACCTGACCCAGGGTGCCCGTGAGCTGATTGCCTTCCGCATCGGCGATCAGGAGTTCTGCGTCGATATCATGTCGGTTCGTGAAATCCGCGGCTGGACGCCGGCGACGGCCATGCCGCATGCGCCGGCCCATGTCCTTGGTATTATCAACCTGCGCGGCGCCGTCTTGCCGATCGTCGATCTCTCAGCCCGTCTCGGCATGAAGCGCGCCGAGCCGACCGCGCGCCATGTGATCATCGTGGCGCAGGTCAAGCGCAAGGTCGTCGGCCTGCTGGTCGACGCCGTGTCCGATATTCTGACGGTAACCGACGACAATATTCAGCCTACGCCGGAAGTGTCTTCCGACTATGAGCGGCAGTTCGCGCGCGGCATCCTGGCGATCGACCGGCGCATGATCTGCCTTATCGAACTCGAAACCCTGTTCCCGGACAGCGAAAGCGAAGCTGCATGA